A single region of the Malaclemys terrapin pileata isolate rMalTer1 chromosome 2, rMalTer1.hap1, whole genome shotgun sequence genome encodes:
- the LOC128832078 gene encoding riboflavin transporter 2-like, producing the protein MVLVVHILACLLGTGSWVAINGMWVELPLIVPRVPEGWYLPSYLTVLIQFANVGPLFVTLMHHFRPGQLSEPGTIYTIISLGALACILLAFFWQETSVVGGTARSTALLVLLFFLSLVDCTSSVTFLPFMLRFRARYLTTYFVGEGLSGLVPGLVALAQGVGVARCVNGSLAGNASGPMLQVEYQPARFSVHLFFLFLGGMMGLCLAAFVLLNHLPAARQERAKERFRAQARVEAGSGLQAVVEERPMISPTESRRCSGSFGTGTCSWPQVAYIFLVLAWVNALTNAVLPAVQSYSCLPYGNSAYHLSATLAAMANPLACFIGMFLPNRCLLTLGLLAAAGSGFGCYIMAMAVLSPCPPLLHSYAGVTLIVLSWVLFVGSLSYVKLMIGMILRDEGHSALVWCGAVVQLGSMLGALTMFPLVSVYSLFRSGDACTTHCPS; encoded by the exons ATGGTGCTGGTGGTTCACATCCTCGCCTGCCTCCTGGGCACAGGCTCGTGGGTGGCCATCAACGGCATGTGGGTGGAGCTGCCCCTCATTGTGCCCCGGGTCCCGGAGGGCTGGTACCTGCCGTCCTACCTCACGGTGCTGATCCAGTTCGCCAACGTGGGGCCGCTCTTCGTCACCCTCATGCACCACTTCCGGCCCGGGCAGCTCAGCGAGCCCGGCACCATCTACACCATCATCAGCCTCGGGGCGCTGGCCTGCATCCTGCTGGCCTTCTTCTGGCAGGAGACCAGTGTAGTGGGGGGCACTGCCCGCAGCACCGCCCTCCtcgtcctcctcttcttcctctccctgGTGGACTGCACCTCCTCCGTCACCTTCCTGCCCTTCATGCTGCGGTTCCGGGCCCGGTACCTGACCACCTACTTCGTGGGCGAGGGGCTGAGCGGCCTGGTGCCCGGCCTGGTGGCCCtggcccagggggtgggggtggcccgGTGCGTGAATGGCAGCCTGGCGGGGAATGCCTCGGGCCCGATGCTGCAGGTGGAGTACCAGCCGGCCCGGTTCTCCGttcacctcttcttcctcttccttggcGGCATGATGGGCCTGTGCCTCGCCGCCTTCGTCCTGCTCAACCACCTCCCGGCCGCCCGGCAGGAGCGGGCCAAGGAGCGGTTCCGGGCCCAGGCCCGGGTGGAGGCCGGCTCGGGCCTGCAGGCCGTGGTGGAGGAGCGGCCCATGATCAGCCCCACCGAGAGCCGCCGCTGCAGCGGCTCCTTCGGCACCGGCACTTGCTCCTGGCCCCAGGTGGCCTACATCTTCCTGGTGCTGGCCTGGGTCAACGCGCTGACCAACGCCGTGCTGCCCGCGGTGCAGTCCTACTCCTGCCTGCCCTATGGCAACTCGGCCTACCACCTCTCAGCCACGCTGGCCGCCATGGCCAACCCGCTGGCCTGCTTCATCGGCATGTTCCTGCCCAACAG GTGTTTGCTGACGCTCGGGCTCCTGGCCGCGGCAGGCTCCGGGTTCGGCTGCTACATCATGGCCATGGCGGTGCTCAGCCCGTGCCCGCCCCTGCTACACAGCTACGCCGGGGTGACGCTCATC GTGCTGAGCTGGGTTCTCTTCGTGGGCTCGCTGTCCTACGTGAAGCTGATGATCGGTATGATCCTGCGGGACGAGGGGCACAGCGCCCTGGTGTGGTGCGGGGCCGTGGTGCAGCTGGGCTCCATGCTGGGGGCCCTCACCATGTTCCCGCTGGTCAGCGTCTACAGCCTCTTCCGCTCCGGAGATGCCTGCaccacccactgccccagctgA